CCATGCCGTAGCAAGGACAAAATTTCATGTAATAAAACACCACTCCGTCCACGTCGTATTCGAGGGCAAGGCGGGCGGAGAACTCCACTCTCTCAGAAAGGGGTTTCATCCTCGCGCAGGGGGCCTGCCCCAAATAGCCCGCCGCGATGTCCTCGAAGACGTCTCCTCCGGTTTCGGGCACGTCTTTGGCGAAGGGGCTGTACCCCGTGCAGTTGTCCTCCACCACAATCGAAGCCCCCAGATCCCGCTCGATAAGGGCGGTCAATTTGCCGTCTCCGTCGGCGACGATTCCCCCTGCCAGCATCAATCGGATGGTTCCGCGCCCGTCCGCAGGCGGCTCATATTCTTTCAGCCGGGCCGCGATCCCCTCAAGATGCGGAAGCAACTCCTGCGGAGGCAGATAATAGCAGGCCAGGGCAATCTTCTGAAAGTCCATGCTTTTCAGCGGCGGCGGCGTCATTTTACGGAAGCCCGAAATTTGACGCATCAGCGCCCTGACTCTGTTGTACAAAACGACGTTTTCGCGGATTTTCTCCGGAGAAATTTTTTCCCTGGTGATTTTTTCCAGGTCTGCCGTAAAGCCCCGCAGTTCCGTCACGTAATAATCCAGAGAACTTTGATTTCCGATCAGACGCGGCAGATTGAAAATGCTGGTCGGGACGAACTGTCCGCCAATGGCTTCCGCTGTTTTTCGCATACAGTCGCAGGTGTAAAATGTATAAACTTTATCGACGCTGGCATAGAGCGGATAATTTTCAGAAAATCCCCCCAGGCAGCTCTTGGTGAAGTCACAAAAAATACTTTGCGTAATCGTCTCCCCCGCGCTCAATTCTTTTTGATTGCCGGCGTGCAGCAGGCGCATATGAGCGACATTGGCCGCGTTCAGAATTTCGACGGGCGTGTAGGTGCAGAGATAAGCCACGTTCTGTTTTTTGCCCGTCGTTTTCTGGATGTAGCGTTCCTGCCGGTTCGAGACGGCGTTGTCCAAATCCGTCAGGTCCAGAGAGAACCTGGAAGCGGCCGCCTGCCGGCGTTCAGATCGCTGCAGGGCGTACAGTCCGGCGAAGAGCACGGCCCCCAGAGCTCCGGTGTAAACGGCGTCCAGGGGTGAAGTCACGACAGGGAACCCTAACAGTTCCTCCAGAGCTTTTCTCATTCCGACGTTTTTGGAAACCCCGCCGGAGAACAAAACGCCGGATTCGACGCCGGTGCGGCTCAACAGATTGCTCAGGCGTTTGACCACGGAGGCGTGAATGCCCGCCGCAAGGTTGTTCACGTTTTCCCCCATGGCCCGGCCGGAGATGATTTCGGACTCGGCGAAAACCACGCATTGACTGCTGATGTCGGCGGCTTTGACCGCGCTCAGTGAAAGCTCCCCAAGCTCGGCGACCTCACGGCCCAGGATGTTGGCCGTCTTTTCCAGAAAACGTCCGGTTCCGGCGGCGCACTTGTCGTTCATGACGAAATCCAGCACGCGCCCGTCGTTTGGATCGATGCGGATGACCTTGGAATCCTGACCTCCGATATCGATGATGGTATGAATATTTTCGCCCAGGAAGCTGCCTCCCAGTCCATGACAGGAAATCTCCGTCACGGTGCGGCATGGAGCGAAATCAAAATCGATGGAGACGCGTCCGTAGCCGGTCGCGACGATGTAATCGACAGTTTCGGCCTCCACGCCGCTTTGAAGGGAAAGGTCCTTCAACAGCTCTTTCGCCGTGTTCTTCATGGAAAATCCCGTGGGCGTCAGGGACGTGTATATTTCCCCTTCCGTCAGAAGCACGGCCTTTGACTGCCGCGAACCGATATCGAGCCCGATGACGCAGCAGTCGGGAATTTTTGAAACTTTTTCCGGCGCAAAGAAATTCTGAAGTTTCATTGCGGCGGTTCCAGGATCTGCCAGGACGCCCCCGGGTCACAAACGTACCGGTAGTGGGCGACGCAGGACGGAATATCGTAAATAACGGCAGAGACCGTTGCGGAGCCGAGGCCGTCCTCCGTTTTTTTGTAAATGAACGCGTCTTCCCCCCGCCAGGCAAGTTGTTCCCTGATAAACGGCACATCGACATCTTCCGCGCTTTTCTCCGAGAAAAGACGGCGGATGGCCTCGAAACGATGCGGGGAGTCGTCGTTCTCAACAGGACGGGTCAGGTTCAAAAAATGATTCGTCCTGAAAAAGAAATCTTCCTCCACAAATTCCACGGCAAAACGACGGTCGATCTCCTCAATGGAGACGATGCCCTCTTCGTTGGCGATGACGATGTTTCCTCCAACGTGTGCGCCCCTCACAAGGTGCCACTGAGCTATCTCCGCCGCCTCCAGCAGGTTTTTGG
This Synergistaceae bacterium DNA region includes the following protein-coding sequences:
- a CDS encoding acyl-CoA dehydratase activase codes for the protein MKLQNFFAPEKVSKIPDCCVIGLDIGSRQSKAVLLTEGEIYTSLTPTGFSMKNTAKELLKDLSLQSGVEAETVDYIVATGYGRVSIDFDFAPCRTVTEISCHGLGGSFLGENIHTIIDIGGQDSKVIRIDPNDGRVLDFVMNDKCAAGTGRFLEKTANILGREVAELGELSLSAVKAADISSQCVVFAESEIISGRAMGENVNNLAAGIHASVVKRLSNLLSRTGVESGVLFSGGVSKNVGMRKALEELLGFPVVTSPLDAVYTGALGAVLFAGLYALQRSERRQAAASRFSLDLTDLDNAVSNRQERYIQKTTGKKQNVAYLCTYTPVEILNAANVAHMRLLHAGNQKELSAGETITQSIFCDFTKSCLGGFSENYPLYASVDKVYTFYTCDCMRKTAEAIGGQFVPTSIFNLPRLIGNQSSLDYYVTELRGFTADLEKITREKISPEKIRENVVLYNRVRALMRQISGFRKMTPPPLKSMDFQKIALACYYLPPQELLPHLEGIAARLKEYEPPADGRGTIRLMLAGGIVADGDGKLTALIERDLGASIVVEDNCTGYSPFAKDVPETGGDVFEDIAAGYLGQAPCARMKPLSERVEFSARLALEYDVDGVVFYYMKFCPCYGMAKNEFIRRFQEIGIPLLELPGDYSAGDEGQIKTRLEAFVEVLEKREINFV
- a CDS encoding C45 family peptidase, whose protein sequence is MCTLGSVNRKYLFKNRDIGTENSFEEEIVRNKRRYSYVGVAGRTNRQERGLNSGINEWGVSAAITWVGGPEGLSEDILRKTPRGVIVEDVVGNAKNLLEAAEIAQWHLVRGAHVGGNIVIANEEGIVSIEEIDRRFAVEFVEEDFFFRTNHFLNLTRPVENDDSPHRFEAIRRLFSEKSAEDVDVPFIREQLAWRGEDAFIYKKTEDGLGSATVSAVIYDIPSCVAHYRYVCDPGASWQILEPPQ